A window of Odocoileus virginianus isolate 20LAN1187 ecotype Illinois chromosome 3, Ovbor_1.2, whole genome shotgun sequence genomic DNA:
GTGTGGCCGGGAGAGGGTAGCGCTGAGGGCTATGAGGGGACGGTGGGGTGTCGGGGCTGGGTTCGTGGGCTCCTGACCACGAAGGAGCTGGGTAGAGGGTATTCATTGGTGTGttcaggaggggaaaggggctggAAAGACAGGATGAGAAGCCCCTAGATGCTGCCTGCCCCTTGGAGGCCTGTCGCGTGTCGAGGGGATCCCTTCTAGGGGCCTGGGATCGAGAAGGGAGCCTGAGAAGGTTGGAAAGCCGGGCGTACAAAAGGGGAGCCGATCACTCGGCCGTGGGCCCGGCTCGCGAGCAGCATCGCGGGCGCCGCACACTCTGCAGCAGCGCGCGGAAGAGGCCCGGCGGGCGCTTGGCGGCTCCCTCCGAGGGCGCGGTGCGGACGGAGCCCGCGCGGCCCGGACCCGGGCGCGCAGCAGGAGGTGGCGGCGCGGGCGCCCCCTGGCGACCGTGCTCCTCGATCTGTCGCTCCAGATGCTTCTGGATGGCCATGCCCAGCACCTCCACCTCCATGGCGGCGCCGTACACCTCCCACGTCATGCCCTTTTCGTCCCAGCTCACGTCGCGCACCGGCTCGACCGCCTCGGGGGGCGCCGAGGCGGCCGCCAGCGCGGAGCCCGGCCGCACTCGCACTTCGGGGAAGGCGGGCGGCGCGGCGGCCTGCGGCGTCATGGGCCCGGTGGCCACGGAGCGCGTCTCGGCGGCGCCCAGCGACACCTGCAGGCCCGCGTCCCGGCGAGAGGGCGGCCCGGGCGCGGGGCTGGGCGCGCGAGGCGCCCCTTGGAAGCTGAAGGCCGGGCCGCCCGCGCCGTCCTGCGGAGACATGGGGCTCACGGCCACCGACACGCAGGCCTGCGAGCCCGCCTGCGTGCCCGCGTCCTCGCGTGGCGGCGGGGCGTTCGCCTCCCACGACGGCGCCTTGGTGAAGTTGTCGCGAGTCCGCggcccgggcggcggcggcgcgacCGCCTCCAGGCCGGGGCTCCTCTCGGCCCTAGCAGCCGCAGGGTCCTTCCGGACGAGGCTGGAGGCCTCAGAGCTGGGCAGTGACGCTGGCTCCACGCGGCCCCCGCCGTCTGCGGGAGAAGGAGCGGAGTCACAGGGTTTGCCATCTGCCTGCCTGGAGGCCTCCAGAGTCAGGCTGTCCCCCTTCCCCGAGGATGGGAGATCCCCCTTTCTCGGAGGCACAGAGTCAGTCTTGTCCAGGGCTACGGGCGCCACCTTCCCAGAGGCAATAGAGCCTGCTGATTCTGAGGGTCCAGGATCCGGCTTCTCCGGGGCCAGTGGCTTCTCGGTCGGCGAAGATTTAGCCTCTGCTTTCCCTGGTGAGGCAGTGCCCTCCTGCCCACAGGGTGTGGTTTCCGCTTTGCCCTCGGACTTGGATTCTGCTTTCCCGGAGGCCCTGGGATCCACCTTCGTGGAGTTCATAGGATTGCCCTTCTCGAGGGGCAGAGCGTCCACCGTTCCCTCTGGGACCGCTTCTGCCTTTCCCGAGGATGCCCGGACTGTTTTTCCTAGGCTCGTGGGGGCTACCTTTCCTGCGGACTCGGAGTCCATGTCTCCGGGGAGGACAGCTTCCGGCTTTCCCTTGCTCACAGGGTTCACTTTCCCCGAGATGGGGGGATCAACCTTCCCCAAGGCTGGGGGACCCACCTTTCCAGGGGCCAGGGGACCTGACTTTTCCAAGGACAATGGGTCTGCTTTCCCCCTAGTCACTGCCTCAGCTTTTTCAGAGGAAGGAGGACCCATGGGACCAGAGGACGCAGAGTCTATCTCTCCTGATGATTCAGGATTCACTTTTCCAGGAGGTGATGTTTTTGTATTTCCCACAGAAATGGGATCCCCCTTTCTGGAGGACACTGGGTCCTCCTTTCTTGAGGATGTGGTTTCTGTCTTTCCCACTGACATCAGTTCTGCCTGCATGGGAGACAAGGGCTCTGGCTTTCCTGAGGACACAGGATCCACTTTTGCCAAAGAAACCGAACCCACTTCGCCTGCAGACACGGGGTCCATATTTTTCAAAGACGTGGGCTCCACCTGTCCAGCAGACATGGTTTTTGTCATTCCCACAGACATGGAGCCTTGcttttctgaggaggcagggtCCATCTTTCCTAGGAACTGAGGGTCCTCTTTTGTGGAGGACATAATTTCTGCATTTACCATAGATGCAGGATCTGTCATCCCCAAGTGAGTAGGATCTGCCCTTCCTGATGGCCCCAGAGCCACTGTTCCAGGCATGATTTTGCCTGGTGACCCTGGAGTCAGCGTTTCCAAGGACACAGGATCCGCGTTTGCTGAGAACTCGAGATCTCTCTTTCCCAAGGCTATAAGATCTGTCTTTTCTGTAAATGCAGACCCCACCTCTTCTGAGGACACTTGAAGGTCTTTTTCTGAATACCTGGGCTCCTCCTTTCTTGGGAACACAGGATCCACTTTGCCGAAGGatccaggctcctccttccttAGGGACACTGTATCCATCTCGCTGGAGCACTGAGGATCTACCTTTCCCAAGGATCCAGGATCCTCTTTTCCTAGGGTCACGGGATCCTTACTTCCAGAAGCCACAGAATCCACTTCCCCTATGATTGCAGTCTCTGTCTTTCCTGTAAACATAGGATCTGCCATCCTCAAGGACCCAGCATCTTCCTTTCCTATGGAAATGGAATCTAGCTGTTTTGAAGACTTGGAATCCATATTCTCTAAGAACATTGGATTTCTGTTCTCTGAGGGTGAAGGATCAGTTTTCACTGAGGACACAGGCTCTGGCCTCCCAGAGAAGGTGGTTTCTGGTGTTCCTGAGATCAAGGCTCCTTGTGTCCCTAATGTCTCCTTGGCGGCTGCCTCTTGGGAAGGGATGTGGGCTTTGGAGGGGTAGGCCAAACTCCTGCCAGGGTCCGCAGAGCAAGacgccccttccccagccccactgGGGCTGCTGTGTCTAGAGTCCATGCTTGGGCTCTGGGCAGGGGTGTGCCTTGGGTGTGTAGGGATGGCCTTTTGCTGGGAGGGGCAGCAGTCCCTCATGGCCTGGCTCCCAGCCCCCAGGCTCCCATCCTGTGGGCAGCAGAAGGCTGTGGGCTGGGGTCCTGGGGGGCTGGAGTCCTTTCGAAGCAGCTGGAGCCAGGCTGGGTCTTCAGCACTGCCCAATTGCCCTCAAGACCATGCTTGGGCCCCAGGCGTCTGTCTGGTTCTGAAACACAGAAAGAGCAGACTCAGGCTCAGAGGAGACCCTGTGGGAGAAGCCTCTATCCAGGCCCCTTCCCTCTCACTGTTCCTAACAGCCGGGCCTTCTTCACAGTCTCTACCTTTGTCTGATCCCCTCCTGTCCATAGGGTCTGGGCTAATAAATGAACCCAGCCATACCATTTCCCTGTTTCACTGCTCCCATTGGCCCTCTGGATAAAGGCCAGGCTTCCTAAAAGGGCATTCAAGACCCTTCACAACTTGGCCACAATCTAActtttctcccctcccttttcAGCCCACCCCATGCAACATGCTATCTAGAAGTTATGCTGTTTTTCTTTAGGCCATGGGTCACAAATTCTGATGCCATAGGGGCCATGTAGGTAATCTAATTGAAGGAAGCAGACTGGGTCCTAAACAGTAGGGAGTGTTCAGGACTAAGACAAACTGGAGAGCACATGCCCTGTCTTAAGAGCGGACCATACTCCATTAGCCAAGTACTGTCCTGGAGAAGTGCATCCTGGTAGTATCAGTCAGAAGTGGGAAATATAGAAGTTTAATGTAAAATATCCCAATTaattcaagatttaaaaaatatggtaTGTGGGCCAAAGTATGTCTGTGGATCACCAGTTTATATCTGTGTAGGCCCTGGGGAGATGGGAATGGTTTACGGTTGAGGAAAGAGCATAGTCTGAAATGTGTGTTTTCAAAGATTGCTTAGGGATGGTGTggaggctggagaggaggggTTGGCCCATCATTTATTCAACCTCTCATGCATCCTGCTCTTCATTCATTTACCCAGCCCTTTCTCTGTGATGGTCTAGATGAGAGACAGTACAGCGAAGGTGGTGGGGATGAAGAGTTGGCAGCTTTGAGAGGTCCAAGGGAAACTGACAGGAACCAACTGGATGTAAGAGGTGATTGTGGGGGTGGTCTGCAGAATtctggctggggttggggggtgctGGGCAAGACATATGGGGAAAGGGAGAGTTGCATTTTGGACAAACTGAGTGTGTGGTACCTGGGGTACACCCAGGGAAAGGATCTGGCAGGTGGCTGGATCAGCATGCAACTCAGCAGCCAAGGCAAGCAGCGCTCTGATTCCCCCAGAGCTCTTGCTCCCCACATCTCCAAAGTCACACTGTAGTGCTCAGGCCAAGATCCCTCGACCTCTTCTCAAACCCTCCAGCCCAACATCCGAGCAAAACATAATGGATCTACCTTCAAAAGAAATCCAGAATTTGGCAACTATCCTGAGCCAAACCCACACCATCTCTGACTGGAATTATCCTTGCTTTATCCTTCACCCTACTTGTTtattctcaacacagcagccagagggatCTTAGTAAAATTCAAGACAGACCTCCTTTGCCCAGAACCATATAGTGTCTCTCCATTTCATGCaatgtaagtgttagtcactcagctgtgtccaactctttgcaaccccacggactgtagcctgccaggctcttctgtccatggaattctccaggcaagaatatgggagtgggtagccattcccttctccaggggatcttcccgacccagggatcgaatctggatctcccaaattacaggcagattctttaccatctgtgtcaccagggaaactcctcACCATAGTCCACAAGTTCCTGCATTTTTTGGTCCTGTCACAGCTCTTGGTCTTGTCTCCCATGGCTCTCCCCTGATTACCCCGCTTCAGCGACCCGTCTGCCCTGTTGGTTCCTGAACCCACTACCTtggggcctttgcactg
This region includes:
- the GPRIN1 gene encoding G protein-regulated inducer of neurite outgrowth 1, with protein sequence MRDCCPSQQKAIPTHPRHTPAQSPSMDSRHSSPSGAGEGASCSADPGRSLAYPSKAHIPSQEAAAKETLGTQGALISGTPETTFSGRPEPVSSVKTDPSPSENRNPMFLENMDSKSSKQLDSISIGKEDAGSLRMADPMFTGKTETAIIGEVDSVASGSKDPVTLGKEDPGSLGKVDPQCSSEMDTVSLRKEEPGSFGKVDPVFPRKEEPRYSEKDLQVSSEEVGSAFTEKTDLIALGKRDLEFSANADPVSLETLTPGSPGKIMPGTVALGPSGRADPTHLGMTDPASMVNAEIMSSTKEDPQFLGKMDPASSEKQGSMSVGMTKTMSAGQVEPTSLKNMDPVSAGEVGSVSLAKVDPVSSGKPEPLSPMQAELMSVGKTETTSSRKEDPVSSRKGDPISVGNTKTSPPGKVNPESSGEIDSASSGPMGPPSSEKAEAVTRGKADPLSLEKSGPLAPGKVGPPALGKVDPPISGKVNPVSKGKPEAVLPGDMDSESAGKVAPTSLGKTVRASSGKAEAVPEGTVDALPLEKGNPMNSTKVDPRASGKAESKSEGKAETTPCGQEGTASPGKAEAKSSPTEKPLAPEKPDPGPSESAGSIASGKVAPVALDKTDSVPPRKGDLPSSGKGDSLTLEASRQADGKPCDSAPSPADGGGRVEPASLPSSEASSLVRKDPAAARAERSPGLEAVAPPPPGPRTRDNFTKAPSWEANAPPPREDAGTQAGSQACVSVAVSPMSPQDGAGGPAFSFQGAPRAPSPAPGPPSRRDAGLQVSLGAAETRSVATGPMTPQAAAPPAFPEVRVRPGSALAAASAPPEAVEPVRDVSWDEKGMTWEVYGAAMEVEVLGMAIQKHLERQIEEHGRQGAPAPPPPAARPGPGRAGSVRTAPSEGAAKRPPGLFRALLQSVRRPRCCSRAGPTAE